The stretch of DNA GCTCGAGGCGACGGTCGTCGACCGGGTGCTCGCCGCCCACGGCGACGGTGTCGCTTCGCGGACCGTCTGCGTCCCTGCGGCGCTCAAGCGGCGGCTCGGGGTCAGTATCGACGCGCGACTCGAGCCCGACGACTACCTCGCGCCGACCGGGGTCAACGTGGTCGGCACGACCGACGAATCCACGACGATGACCGACATCCACTACGATCCACGACTGGCAGTGAACGTGAACCGCCTCGAAGACGCCCGCGTCGCGGCCGACCGGCTACGACGCCGTTCCGTGGAGGGGCGGTAGATGCGTCTCCTCCTCCCCGCTGGAACGACCGAAACCGCGCTGATCGACGGTATCAGCGCCGCCGGGGCCGCCCCGGAGCTGATGGAACACACCCCTTCGGCGGACGTCGAGATCCTCGAGTACGGGGAGCCGGTCGCGTCGCCGGTGACGCCGGTGAGTCCGAACGGCTGTCCGACGCCCGCCGCCGTGACCCGGGCCGTCAGGGAGGTCGTCGGCTTCGACGTGTCGGTGATCGACGCGGGACTCACGCGGTCGACGGCCGCGCCGACGGTCGACCTCGGCGTCGAGCCGGGGACCGACGTCCGCGAAGGCGTCGCCGTCTCGGACGCGAACGCGGCCTTCGACCGGGGCCACGACTACGGCGCGAGTCTGCCCGACGACGAGATCATGATCGGCGAGACGGTCCCCGGAGGAACCACCACCGCGCTCGGCCTCCTCACTGCGCTCGGCGAACCGGCCGAAGTCTCCTCGTCGTTGCCCGAGAACCCGCTCGAGCGCAAGCGACGGGTCGTCGACGATGGGCTGGCCGCCAGCGGACTCGAGCCGGGCGACTGCGAGGGCGAGCCGCTCGCGGCGATCGAGGCCGTCGGCGATCCCGTCCAGCCGACGGTGGCCGGAATCGCGGCCGGCGCGCTCGAGGCGGGTCTCGAGGTGACGCTGGCCGGCGGGACCCAGATGGTCGCCGTCGCCGCCGCGTTGCGCCACCGCGGAATCGACGCCCCGCTGTCGATCGCGACCACCTCGTTCGTCGCCGACGAGCGGGGCGACCGACTCGCCGACGCCTGCGAGCGGTTCGACTGCGAGCTCGCCGTGACCGACCCCGGCTTCGACGAGCGCGACCACGTCGCGATGAACCGCTACTGCGCCGGCGAGGCCAAGGAGGGCGTCGGCATGGGCGGCGCGCTCTCGCTCGTCCCCGACGGCCGGATGTGCGACGTGCGGGACCGACTCGAGGCAGTCTGTACTCGCCTCGGGATCGAGGCCGAGGAGGGGATCGACGACGAGCGCGACGGTGCGGACGCGACGGAGGGGTGCCGTGGACCCTGAATCGATCCGGACCGGGCAACGAGTCCCGCACGGCGGCGAATCCGACCGCGATCTGCTGGACTTCTCGGCCAACACCAACCCGCGGACGCCCGACGGCGTCGGGGACGCGTACGCGGCCGCGCTCGAGGCGTCTCGCCGCTACCCGGACGACGACTACCCCGACTTTCGGGCCGCGGCCGCCGCGTTCGTCGGCTGCGATTCGGAGCGCGTGATTCCGACGGCCGGCGGACTGGCCGCGATTCGGCTCGCGATGGAGGGCGTCCTCGAGCCGGGCGACGAGGCGCTCGTTCCGTACCCGAGTTTCGGGGAGTACGCGCGCGAAGTCCGGCTTCAGGGCGCGACGCCGCGGTTCGTTCGCTACGACGAACTGATCGACGTCGGCCCGACCGTGCTCGAGTCGTGTGCGCTGGCCGTGGTCTGCACGCCGAACAACCCGACCGGGGACGCGATCGATCTGGACGCGCTCGCGGCGTTCGCGGCCCGCTGTGCGGACGCCGACACGACGCTGCTCGTCGACGAAGCCTTCCTCGGGTTCACCGACCGACCCTCCGCGGCGACGGTCGATCTCGAGCCCGTCGTCGTCGCCCGCTCGCTCACGAAGCTGTTCGGCCTCCCGGGACTCCGCGCCGGCTTCGCCGTCGCGACCGGCGAGCAGCGGGACGCGCTCGCGACGGCTCGCCGCACGTGGTCGCTCGGGACGCCCGCCGCTCGAGTCGGCGCGCACTGCCTCCGTCGAGACGAGTTCGTCCGCGAGACGCGCGGTCGCGTCGCCCGGGAGCGAGAACGGATGCGCGGGGCGCTCGAACGGCGGTTCGACGTCTACCCGTCGGACGCACCCTACCTCCTCTGCGACGTCGGCGACCGCGACGTGTCGACGGTGATCGCGAACGCGCGGGCGGCGGGCGTCGCGATCCGCGACGCGACGACCTTCCGCGCGCTCGACTCCCACGTCCGCGTCGCGGTCAAGGACCGCACGGCGAACGACCGACTGCTCGCGGCGCTGGGCGTCCGCGACCGCGAGGATGTCGGTCCCGAAACCGATCCATGACTGGGACGGACGCGGACTACGAGGCGACCCGGCGAGACGGCGTCCTTCGCGTTCGCCGACCGACCACCGAGTGGCTCTCGACCGGCTGGAACGGCGGCCGTCGGACGGCGGACTGTGCGTACAACATCTCGGTTCCGGCGGCCTGGAATCGGACGGATCTCGGAGCGTACGTCGACGAGCGGCTCGAGCGAGCCCGATTCGAGACGGCCGCCGGGGAGTTCGCCGGACCGGCCCTGTTGACCGGCGTCGACGTCGCCGACGCTCGCGGCGCTCGCCGCGGCCCGGTGACCGCCTACGCGACCGCCGGGATCTCGAACCCTGCCGCGTTACCGATGGAACCGGACGCCGCCGAAACCGCCGAGGCGACCGCGATCGAGACCGGCGAGTCGGCGACGG from Natrinema salaciae encodes:
- a CDS encoding aminotransferase class I/II-fold pyridoxal phosphate-dependent enzyme; this encodes MDPESIRTGQRVPHGGESDRDLLDFSANTNPRTPDGVGDAYAAALEASRRYPDDDYPDFRAAAAAFVGCDSERVIPTAGGLAAIRLAMEGVLEPGDEALVPYPSFGEYAREVRLQGATPRFVRYDELIDVGPTVLESCALAVVCTPNNPTGDAIDLDALAAFAARCADADTTLLVDEAFLGFTDRPSAATVDLEPVVVARSLTKLFGLPGLRAGFAVATGEQRDALATARRTWSLGTPAARVGAHCLRRDEFVRETRGRVARERERMRGALERRFDVYPSDAPYLLCDVGDRDVSTVIANARAAGVAIRDATTFRALDSHVRVAVKDRTANDRLLAALGVRDREDVGPETDP
- a CDS encoding NTP transferase domain-containing protein, whose product is MCGGRGTRLESSHEKPLYPIEGTAMIDRVLAALRESRIETIHAAVSPHAPETRTHLEGTADVSTIGTAGDGYVADLLTVLERSDVSPPVLTVAADLPLLEATVVDRVLAAHGDGVASRTVCVPAALKRRLGVSIDARLEPDDYLAPTGVNVVGTTDESTTMTDIHYDPRLAVNVNRLEDARVAADRLRRRSVEGR
- the cobT gene encoding nicotinate mononucleotide-dependent phosphoribosyltransferase CobT — its product is MRLLLPAGTTETALIDGISAAGAAPELMEHTPSADVEILEYGEPVASPVTPVSPNGCPTPAAVTRAVREVVGFDVSVIDAGLTRSTAAPTVDLGVEPGTDVREGVAVSDANAAFDRGHDYGASLPDDEIMIGETVPGGTTTALGLLTALGEPAEVSSSLPENPLERKRRVVDDGLAASGLEPGDCEGEPLAAIEAVGDPVQPTVAGIAAGALEAGLEVTLAGGTQMVAVAAALRHRGIDAPLSIATTSFVADERGDRLADACERFDCELAVTDPGFDERDHVAMNRYCAGEAKEGVGMGGALSLVPDGRMCDVRDRLEAVCTRLGIEAEEGIDDERDGADATEGCRGP
- a CDS encoding adenosylcobinamide amidohydrolase, with amino-acid sequence MTGTDADYEATRRDGVLRVRRPTTEWLSTGWNGGRRTADCAYNISVPAAWNRTDLGAYVDERLERARFETAAGEFAGPALLTGVDVADARGARRGPVTAYATAGISNPAALPMEPDAAETAEATAIETGESATGQGRGTVNVVVGTTRALEPGALANLIAVAAEAKAATLLAEIGFPGTTTDAIVAGHDPSGSPAAFSGSGTEVGAATRACVRDAVRASLAAHYAAVDADPPESVADATYGVSTDGRAEVFRPPADDGWSEPHS